Proteins co-encoded in one Malus sylvestris chromosome 9, drMalSylv7.2, whole genome shotgun sequence genomic window:
- the LOC126583615 gene encoding alpha-mannosidase 2-like, with translation MAFSSYIGSTRRGGWANSLLPSSSASNPKSKLTRKPRRRLSLRDFIFANFFIIGLSISLFLFLIVILRYGVPTPLSTHFKSKSSTRFSKPRKPVSRKPDSGADAAAGATVDITTKELYDKIEFSDVDGGPWKQGWRVSYKGDEWDSEKLKVFVVPHSHNDPGWKLTVEEYYDRQSRHILDTIVDTLSKDSRRKFIWEEMSYLERWWRDSSDHKRESFTNLVKNGQLEIVGGGWVMNDEANSHYYAIIEQMTEGNMWLNETVGVVPKNAWAIDPFGYSPTMAYLLRRMGFENMLIQRTHYELKKELALHKNLEYIWRQSWDVDETTDIFVHMMPFYSYDIPHTCGPEPAICCQFDFARMRGFVYELCPWGDNPVETNQENVQERALILLDQYKKKSTLYRTNTLLIPLGDDFRYISIDEAEAQFRNYQMLFDYINSNPSLNTEVKFGTLEDYFSTLREEAERINHSLPGEIGSGQVGGFPSLSGDFFTYADRQQDYWSGYYVSRPFFKAVDRVLEQTLRTTDMMMAFLLGYCERAQCEKLPMGFSYKLAAARRNLALFQHHDGVTGTAKDHVVLDYGTRMHTSLQDLQIFMSKAIEVLLGIRHEKNDNNPSQFEAEQVRSKYDVQPVHRAIMAREGTRQSVVFFNPLEQTREEVVMVIVNRPDVTVLDSNSTCVQSQISPELQHDKSKIFTGRHRVYWQVSVPALGLQTYYIANGLHGCEKAKPAKLRFFSKSSSLSCPTPYACSKADADVAEIQNRHQILTFDVKHGLLQKVSYKNGSPNVVGEEIDMYSSWGSGAYLFKPNGDAQVIIEEGGQLVISEGPLVQEVYSYPRTEWEKSPISHSTRVYNGENTVQEFLIEKEYHVELLGQEFDDKELIVRYKTDVDNKRIFFSDLNGFQISRRETYDKIPVQGNYYPMPSLAFMQGSAGQRFSVHSRQSLGVASLKNGWLEIMLDRRLVRDDGRGLGQGVMDNRAMNVIFHIVVESNISATSNPVSNPLPLNPSLLSHRVSAHLNYPLHAFIAKKPEELSVQPPPRSFSPLAAPLPCDLHIVSFKVPQPLKYSQQPLEDSRFALILQRQNWDASYCRKGRSGCTRFADETVNLFYMFKDLKVLNARVTSLNLLHEDMDMLGYTEQFGDFAQDGHVLISPMEIQAYKLELRPPK, from the exons ATGGCTTTCTCATCGTACATCGGCAGCACCCGCCGCGGCGGCTGGGCCAACTCCCTCCTCCCCTCCTCCTCCGCTTCCAACCCCAAATCCAAGCTCACCAGAAAGCCCCGCAGGCGATTATCCCTCCGCGACTTCATCTTCGCAAACTTTTTCATCATCGGCCTCTCGATCTCCCTCTTCCTATTTCTCATCGTCATCCTCCGCTACGGCGTCCCCACACCCCTCTCCACCCACTTCAAATCCAAATCCTCCACCCGCTTCTCCAAGCCCCGAAAGCCCGTCTCCCGCAAACCCGATTCGGGCGCCGACGCCGCTGCGGGGGCCACCGTTGACATCACCACCAAGGagctgtacgacaagattgaaTTCTCGGATGTGGACGGCGGGCCGTGGAAGCAGGGGTGGCGGGTGAGCTACAAAGGGGACGAGTGGGACTCTGAGAAATTGAAGGTGTTTGTGGTGCCCCATTCGCATAACGATCCCGGCTGGAAGCTCACCGTCGAAGAGTACTACGATAGGCAATCCAGGCATATTCTCGACACCATTGTCGATACGCTTTCTAAG GATTCTCGGCGCAAGTTTATATGGGAAGAGATGTCTTATCTGGAAAGATGGTGGAGGGACTCCTCTGATCACAAAAGGGAGTCATTCACAAATTTGGTGAAGAATGGTCAGCTGGAAATTGTTGGAGGTGGCTGGGTAATGAACGATGAG GCTAATTCACATTATTATGCCATAATTGAGCAG ATGACTGAAGGAAATATGTGGTTGAATGAAACTGTTGGGGTTGTTCCTAAAAATGCATGGGCAATAGATCCGTTTGGATACTCACCTACCATGGCATATCTTCTCCGTCGCATGGGTTTCGAAAATATGCTTATTCAGAGGACCCATTATGAGCTGAAGAAGGAACTTGCACTGCATAAAAATTTGGAGTATATATGGCGTCAGAGCTGGGATGTGGATGAAACTACTGATATTTTTGTCCATATGATGCCCTTTTATTCTTATGATATTCCACATACTTGTGGGCCAGAGCCGGCCATTTGTTGTCAGTTTGACTTTGCTCGAATGCGTGGCTTTGTTTATGAACTTTGTCCGTGGGGAGACAATCCAGTAGAGACCAACCAGGAAAATGTTCAGGAGCGGGCACTTATTCTACTGGATCAATATAAGAAGAAATCAACACTGTACAGGACAAATACACTTCTTATTCCTCTTGGAGATGATTTCCGCTACATAAGCATCGATGAAGCTGAAGCTCAGTTTAGGAACTACCAAATGTTGTTTGACTATATCAATTCTAATCCCAGTTTAAACACAGAGGTCAAGTTTGGAACTTTGGAAGATTACTTTTCGACCCTTCGTGAGGAGGCTGAAAGAATAAATCATTCACTTCCTGGTGAGATTGGTTCTGGTCAGGTTGGGGGTTTTCCTTCTTTGTCAGGTGACTTCTTCACTTATGCTGATAGGCAACAGGACTATTGGAGTGGCTATTATGTGTCCAGGCCTTTCTTCAAGGCTGTTGATCGAGTACTCGAGCAAACACTTCGTACCACAGATATGATGATGGCTTTCCTGCTTGGGTACTGCGAGAGAGCACAATGTGAAAAGTTGCCCATGGGGTTCTCCTACAAGTTGGCTGCTGCCAGGAGGAACTTGGCTCTTTTCCAGCATCATGATGGTGTGACTGGTACTGCTAAAGATCATGTGGTCCTGGACTATGGGACTCGGATGCACACATCTTTGCAGGACTTGCAGATTTTCATGTCTAAAGCTATTGAAGTACTGCTTGGAATACGCCATGAGAAAAATGACAACAACCCTTCTCAGTTTGAGGCAGAACAGGTGAGATCTAAATATGATGTTCAGCCTGTCCATAGAGCAATCATGGCCCGTGAAGGAACTAGACAATCAGTGGTGTTTTTTAATCCTTTGGAGCAGACAAGAGAAGAGGTTGTGATGGTTATTGTTAACCGTCCAGATGTTACTGTTCTGGACTCAAACTCGACATGTGTTCAAAGCCAAATATCTCCTGAGCTGCAGCATGATAAAAGCAAAATATTTACTGGAAGGCATCGTGTCTACTGGCAGGTTTCTGTTCCCGCCTTGGGGTTGCAAACATATTACATTGCTAACGGGTTGCATGGATGTGAAAAGGCCAAACCAGCAAAACTAAGATTCTTCTCAAAGTCTAGTTCTTTATCTTGCCCCACTCCATATGCATGCTCAAAAGCAGATGCTGATGTGGCTGAAATCCAGAACAGGCACCAAATACTCACCTTTGATGTGAAGCATGGTCTGTTGCAGAAAGTCAGCTATAAGAATGGTTCCCCAAATGTTGTGGGCGAAGAAATAGATATGTACTCTAGTTGGGGAAGCGGAGCCTACCTATTTAAACCCAACGGTGATGCACAGGTTATCATCGAAGAAGGTGGGCAGTTGGTGATCTCTGAGGGCCCTTTGGTGCAGGAAGTATACTCTTATCCAAGGACTGAATGGGAAAAGAGCCCCATTTCTCATAGCACTCGTGTCTACAATGGAGAGAATACTGTACAGGAATTTCTCATCGAGAAGGAGTATCATGTTGAGCTTCTTGGTCAGGAGTTCGATGACAAGGAGTTGATAGTTAGATATAAAACAGATGTTGATAACAAAAGAATATTCTTTTCTGATTTAAATGGCTTTCAGATAAGCCGGAGAGAAACCTATGATAAAATCCCAGTTCAGGGCAATTACTACCCTATGCCTTCTCTTGCATTCATGCAGGGGTCTGCTGGTCAGCGGTTTTCAGTCCATTCCCGGCAGTCTTTGGGTGTGGCAAGTCTTAAAAATGGATGGTTGGAGATTATGCTTGACCGTCGTTTGGTAAGAGATGATGGACGAGGTCTTGGACAAGGAGTGATGGACAATCGTGCAATGAATGTAATCTTCCACATCGTTGTGGAGTCTAACATTTCAGCCACATCAAACCCGGTTTCCAACCCATTGCCCTTAAATCCCTCGCTTCTTTCTCACCGCGTCAGTGCTCACTTGAACTATCCGTTGCATGCATTCATTGCCAAGAAGCCAGAGGAGTTGTCAGTGCAGCCACCCCCAAGGTCTTTCTCCCCCTTAGCCGCTCCCTTACCATGTGATCTGCATATTGTAAGTTTTAAGGTTCCCCAACCTCTAAAATACTCTCAGCAACCTCTCGAAGATTCTAGGTTTGCCCTAATTTTACAGAGACAGAACTGGGACGCTTCATATTGTCGGAAGGGCAGATCAGGGTGCACTAGATTTGCTGATGAGACTGTGAATCTCTTTTACATGTTCAAGGACCTTAAGGTATTGAATGCGAGAGTTACTTCCTTAAATCTTTTACATGAGGACATGGATATGCTTGGGTATACTGAGCAATTTGGAGATTTTGCTCAAGATGGACACGTTCTTATATCTCCAATGGAAATACAGGCTTACAAGTTGGAATTGCGGCCACCCAAATGA
- the LOC126583619 gene encoding uncharacterized protein LOC126583619 has protein sequence MSSGSISCSPVVTKDLAKKKRTNRLAKLKQSKLDVRREQWLSHVKNKGHKVNLDGRGGSPTPSRQVEKGQNGSLDNLETNSTGGENDNSSIHDSDLESLTTSPSGSSLDCNDSMKNLSESSGRNCSGTVSKEDADDGCLDDWEAVADALNAEDNKHTPLTDFPSKAEITVEPTVLKLSSENPGVELSNPEDRNMVPGSHTARCAWRPDDASRPQSLPNVPKQHSFMVQSDWHCGHGTIAWAWQNIVPQPSSCPICYEDLDVTDSSFIPCSCGFRLCLFCHKRILEADGRCPGCRKQYDHGNGAMSINRGATTFRVA, from the exons ATGAGTTCGGGTTCAATCTCCTGCTCTCCTGTCGTCACCAAAGACTTGGCCAAGAAGAAGAGG ACGAACAGGTTGGCGAAATTGAAGCAGAGCAAGCTCGATGTTCGCCGCGAGCAATGGCTTTCACATG TCAAGAATAAAGGGCACAAAGTGAACTTGGATGGGAGGGGTGGGTCTCCTACACCATCTAGGCAAGTAGAGAAAGGGCAAAATGGATCATTGGACAATTTGGAAACGAATTCAACCGGAGGAGAGAATGACAATTCGAGCATCCATGACAGCGATTTGGAGTCTCTGACAACCAGTCCGAGTGGAAGCAGTTTGGATTGTAATGATTCGATGAAGAATCTTAGTGAGAGCAGTGGAAGAAATTGTTCGGGAACTGTCAGCAAGGAGGATGCTGATGATGGGTGTCTAGATGACTGGGAGGCTGTGGCCGATGCTTTAAATGCAGAGGACAACAAGCATACCCCTCTTACTGATTTTCCTTCCAAAGCGGAAATCACAGTTGAACCCACAGTTCTTAAACTATCTAGCGAGAATCCTGGAGTTGAATTATCAAATCCAGAGGATAGAAACATGGTTCCTGGGTCACATACGGCGCGTTGTGCTTGGAGACCTGATGATGCTTCCCGTCCTCAGAGTCTGCCCAATGTGCCAAAACAGCATAGTTTCATGGTGCAATCAGACTGGCATTGTGGCCATGGAACCATTGCATGGGCATGGCAAAACATCGTGCCCCAGCCTTCTTCATGTCCTATATGCTATGAGGATTTAGATGTCACAGACTCGAGCTTTATTCCGTGTTCATGCGGCTTTCGCCTTTGCCTCTTTTGCCACAAAAGGATTCTAGAGGCAGACGGGCGCTGTCCAGGCTGCAGGAAGCAGTACGATCATGGAAACGGAGCAATGAGCATCAACAGAGGAGCTACAACTTTTAGAGTGGCTTGA
- the LOC126583617 gene encoding probable galacturonosyltransferase-like 10, which translates to MKTRISYGDCWCNFNILVPTNYYNLSNQIIFRRVFLLTQKRRLLSLSAFSLTISLTYTPSSPPPLHFHSPPPSPTMLLLKPIALLLLLLLLSAVPIPANAIRSFPDSQTQPGNEKRFHMDFSEAPKYTNGISCPVLPGAANDVCDSSLVHVAMTIDSEYLRGTIAAVHSVFKQASCPENIFFHFVASDSGSVDSHRLSRILTSTFPALNFRVYIFRESLVNHLISPSIRRALENPLNYARSYLADLLDACVERVIYLDSDVVVVDDIQKLWGISLSGSRVIGAPEYCHANFTKYFSDEFWRDSELPKAFDKKTPCYFNTGVMVIDLVRWRAGGFTRKIENWMEIQKEKRIYELGSLPPFLLVFGGDVEAIHHRWNQHGLGGDNLMNSCRPLHPGPVSLLHWSGGGKPWTRLDLGMPCPVDLLWAPYDLYKHHQSHLQDLHLLQQTHQQFFML; encoded by the coding sequence atgaaaacccGAATAAGCTACGGGGACTGTTGGTgcaattttaatattttggtcCCAACTAATTATTACAATTTAAGCAACCAAATAATATTCAGACGCGTTTTTCTGTTAACACAAAAAAGAcgtttactctctctctctgctttttCTTTGACCATTTCACTTACATATACTCcttcctctcctcctcctctccatTTCCATTCCCCTCCTCCATCGCCGACGATGCTTCTCCTTAAACCCAttgctctcctcctcctcctcctcctcctctccgcCGTCCCCATTCCCGCAAACGCAATCCGATCGTTCCCGGACTCGCAAACCCAACCGGGAAATGAAAAACGATTCCACATGGATTTCTCAGAAGCTCCCAAATACACAAACGGAATCAGCTGCCCTGTTCTTCCGGGTGCAGCAAACGACGTCTGCGATTCCTCCCTCGTCCACGTCGCAATGACCATCGATTCCGAGTACTTGCGCGGCACCATTGCCGCCGTGCACTCTGTTTTCAAGCAAGCCTCCTGCCCGGAGAACATATTCTTCCACTTCGTCGCCTCGGATTCCGGCTCGGTTGATTCTCACCGCCTCTCTCGCATTCTGACGTCAACTTTTCCGGCGCTTAATTTCCGAGTTTATATCTTCAGAGAGAGTCTGGTGAACCATCTGATTTCTCCTTCGATTCGCCGAGCTCTGGAGAACCCATTGAACTACGCGAGGAGCTACTTGGCTGATTTGCTCGACGCCTGCGTTGAGCGAGTGATATATCTCGACTCCGATGTCGTTGTTGTCGATGACATCCAGAAGTTATGGGGGATTTCCTTATCCGGGTCGAGAGTGATCGGAGCTCCGGAGTACTGCCACGCCAATTTCACCAAGTATTTCTCCGACGAGTTCTGGAGAGATTCCGAGCTCCCCAAGGCGTTCGATAAAAAAACCCCGTGCTATTTCAACACCGGCGTGATGGTCATCGACTTGGTGAGATGGAGAGCCGGAGGGTTTACGAGAAAGATCGAGAACTGGATGGAGATTCAGAAGGAGAAGAGGATTTACGAGCTGGGTTCTCTTCCGCCGTTTTTGCTGGTGTTCGGCGGCGACGTGGAGGCGATTCACCACCGGTGGAACCAGCACGGCCTCGGCGGCGATAATTTGATGAACAGCTGCAGGCCTCTGCATCCGGGTCCGGTGAGTTTGCTGCATTGGAGCGGCGGAGGGAAGCCATGGACGCGGCTGGATTTGGGAATGCCTTGCCCTGTCGATCTTCTCTGGGCCCCTTACGATCTCTACAAACACCATCAAAGTCACCTTCAAGATCTGCATCTTCTTCAACAAACACATCAacaattttttatgttgtaG
- the LOC126583620 gene encoding protein transport protein SEC13 homolog B-like: MPAQKIETGHQDTVHDVAMDYYGKRLATASSDATIKIIGVGHASQHLATLSAHSGPVWEVAWAHPKFGSILASCSYDGQVIIWKEGNPNEWQQAHVFNDHKSSVNSISWAPHELGLILACGSSDGNISVFTARADGGWDTTKIDQAHPVGVTSVSWAPAMAPGALVGSGLLDPVHKLASGGCDNTVKVWKLYNGIWKMDCFPALQMHSDWVRDVAWAPNLGLPKSTIASASQDGTVVIWIVAKEGEQWEGKVLKDFKTPVWRVSWSLTGNLLAVADGDNNVTLWKESVDGEWQQVSTVEP, from the coding sequence ATGCCTGCACAGAAGATCGAAACGGGTCACCAGGACACTGTCCACGATGTAGCCATGGATTACTACGGAAAGCGTCTAGCAACAGCTTCGTCTGATGCCACCATTAAGATAATTGGTGTTGGACACGCATCACAGCACCTAGCTACATTGTCAGCTCATAGCGGCCCTGTTTGGGAGGTAGCTTGGGCGCATCCCAAGTTCGGGTCGATCCTTGCTTCCTGTTCTTACGATGGTCAGGTGATCATCTGGAAGGAGGGTAATCCGAATGAGTGGCAACAGGCTCATGTTTTTAATGACCACAAGTCGTCAGTAAATTCCATTTCTTGGGCGCCTCATGAACTTGGTCTAATCTTAGCTTGCGGTTCTTCTGATGGGAATATATCGGTTTTCACTGCCAGGGCCGATGGTGGTTGGGACACCACTAAGATAGATCAAGCCCACCCTGTTGGAGTAACCTCAGTTTCATGGGCCCCAGCAATGGCTCCTGGCGCTCTAGTAGGATCTGGTCTGCTTGATCCCGTTCATAAGCTGGCATCCGGTGGGTGCGATAATACTGTGAAGGTGTGGAAGCTGTACAATGGGATTTGGAAGATGGATTGCTTCCCCGCCCTTCAAATGCACAGTGATTGGGTGAGAGATGTAGCCTGGGCACCCAACTTGGGACTGCCAAAGTCCACAATCGCAAGTGCTTCGCAGGATGGAACAGTGGTGATTTGGATTGTGGCTAAGGAAGGCGAGCAATGGGAGGGGAAGGTTTTGAAGGATTTCAAGACCCCGGTCTGGAGGGTGTCATGGTCACTAACCGGAAATTTGCTGGCGGTAGCTGATGGGGATAACAATGTAACATTGTGGAAAGAATCTGTCGATGGCGAGTGGCAACAAGTAAGCACAGTCGAGCCATAG
- the LOC126583614 gene encoding uncharacterized protein LOC126583614: MGEKVVAVIMVGGPTKGTRFRPLSFNTPKPLFPLAGQAMVYHPISACKKIPNLAQIYLVGFYEEKEFALYVSSISNELRVPVRYLREDKPHGSAGGLYYYRDIIMEDSPSHIFLLNCDVCCSFPLADMLEAHKGYKGMGTMLVIKVSAESANQFGELVADPATKELLHYTEKPETFVSDLINCGVYVFTPDIFSAIQEVSSHREGRANLRRVSSFEALQSATRTLPTDFVRLDQDILSPLAGKKKLYTYETMDFWEQIKTPGMSLKCSGLYLSQFQINSEHLLASGDGTKNARIVGNVYVHPSAKVHPTSKIGPDVSLSANVRVGAGVRLINCIVLDDVEIKENAVVINAIVGWKSSIGKWSRVQADGDYSAKLGITILGEEVTVEDEVVVINSIVLPNKTLNVSVQEEIIL, from the exons ATGGGGGAGAAGGTAGTCGCTGTAATCATGGTGGGCGGGCCCACCAAAG GGACTAGGTTTCGGCCTCTGTCATTCAACACTCCGAAACCGCTGTTCCCATTGGCTGGGCAGGCTATGGTGTACCACCCCATTTCAGCTTGTAAAAAG ATACCCAATTTAGCACAAATCTATTTGGTTGGATTCTATGAAGAGAAAGAATTCGCACTGTACGTGTCTTCCATTTCCAATGAGCTCAGAGTGCCAGTGAGGTACTTGAGAGAGGACAAACCGCACGGCTCGGCCGGCGGACTGTATTACTACAGAGATATCATCATGGAAGACAGCCCG TCGCACATCTTTTTGCTGAATTGTGATGTTTGCTGCAGTTTTCCGCTTGCAGACATGCTTG AGGCTCATAAAGGATATAAGGGGATGGGTACAATGTTAGTAATTAAG GTTTCTGCTGAATCTGCAAACCAGTTTGGGGAGTTGGTTGCTGATCCTGCCACCAAAGAATTATTGCATTATACTGAGAAGCCAGAGACTTTT GTGAGTGATTTGATCAACTGTGGTGTATATGTATTTACTCCAGATATTTTTTCTGCCATTCAAGAAGTCTCCAGTCACCGAGAAGGCAGAG CTAATTTACGTCGTGTTTCCAGCTTTGAAGCCCTCCAGTCCGCAACAAG GACTCTTCCTACAGATTTTGTTAGATTGGATCAAGATATTTTGTCACCTCTTGCTGGAAAGAAGAAACTGTATACATATGAGACCATGGATTTTTGGGAACAGATCAAGACTCCTGG AATGTCTTTAAAATGTTCGGGTTTGTATCTTTCTCAATTCCAAATTAACTCCGAACACCTTTTAGCTAGTGGAGATGGTACCAAGAATGCTAGAATTGTTGGTAATGTTTATGTTCATCCATCGGCAAAAGTACATCCAACTTCTAAG ATTGGTCCCGATGTGTCTCTTTCAGCAAATGTTCGTGTAGGGGCAGGAGTAAGGCTTATAAATTGCATTGTCTTGGATGATGTGGAAATCAAG GAAAATGCAGTCGTTATAAATGCTATTGTTGGATGGAAGTCGTCTATTGGAAAATGGTCGCGTGTCCAG GCTGACGGAGACTACAGCGCAAAGCTTGGAATTACCATCCTCG GAGAAGAGGTGACAGTTGAAGACGAAGTTGTGGTGATCAACAGCATCGTTCTCCCAAATAAGACTCTTAACGTTAGCGTACAGGAGGAAATCATTCTATGA
- the LOC126583618 gene encoding uncharacterized protein LOC126583618 yields MAAPARAFVFSRVADLSLKPSQPPPPISRHLLVRPLLPSSFPRRRVSAGSTSSVRCLISGVDGGGVSDEFVSTRKSGFDRGFSVISNMLKKIEPLDTSVISKGVSDSARDSMKQTISTMLGLLPSEQFSVTVRVCKAPLHRLLASSIITGYTLWNAEYRISLMRNFDISTENSVPLDRSEMDGVSDRVESEERDGGNGIGVSSELLDSATPQVFGDLPPEALNYIQTLQSELTNVKEELKAEKQENMQLEYDRGPRNDLLEYLRSLDSNMVTELSRPSSLEVQEIIHQLVQNILQRFFKDGTSSEFVEDLETGDKEISLDADGELETIGTSRDYLAKLLFWCMLLGHHLRGLENRLHLSCVVGLL; encoded by the exons ATGGCGGCGCCAGCTCGCGCCTTCGTTTTCTCCCGCGTCGCCGACCTCTCTCTCAAGCCATCCCAACCGCCGCCACCGATTTCCCGCCACCTCCTCGTCCGCCCCTTACTCCCCTCCTCCTTTCCGCGGCGACGTGTATCCGCCGGTTCAACTTCTTCTGTCCGATGCCTCATCTCCGGCGTCGACGGCGGCGGCGTGTCGGACGAGTTCGTCTCGACTCGGAAGTCCGGGTTCGACCGCGGGTTCTCCGTGATTTCGAACATGCTCAAGAAAATTGAGCCCCTCGACACCTCCGTTATCTCCAAGGGCGTTTCGGATTCCGCCAGGGACTCCATGAAGCAGACCATTTCTACTATGCTGGGGTTGCTCCCGTCCGAACAGTTCTCCGTCACCGTTAGGGTTTGCAAAGCCCCTCTCCACCGCCTCCTCGCATCCTCCATAATCACCGG ATATACACTGTGGAACGCGGAGTATCGGATATCGTTGATGAGGAATTTCGACATATCCACGGAGAATTCTGTGCCGTTGGATCGGTCGGAGATGGATGGGGTGTCGGATAGGGTGGAAAGCGAGGAAAGGGATGGTGGAAATGGTATCGGGGTGAGTAGCGAACTCTTGGATTCAGCAACTCCTCAGGTTTTCGGCGATTTGCCTCCGGAGGCTTTGAATTATATCCAGACGTTGCAATCAGAGCTGACAAATGTGAAGGAG GAACTGAAGGCGGAAAAGCAGGAAAATATGCAACTAGAATATGATAGAGGACCTAGGAATGATTTATTGGAGTATCTACGGTCTCTAGATTCTAATATG GTAACTGAACTATCTCGACCGTCATCATTAGAGGTGCAGGAAATTATACACCAGCTTGTTCAAAATATATTGCAGAGATTCTTCAAAgatggtacttcctcagaatTTGTTGAGGATTTGGAGACAGGGGACAAAGAGATTAGCCTAGATGCTGATGGCGAACTTGAGACCATAGGAACTTCACGAGATTACCTAGCGAAACTGCTTTTCTG GTGTATGTTGTTAGGTCATCATTTAAGAGGCTTGGAGAACCGATTACATTTGAGTTGCGTTGTTGGATTATTGTGA